The Agrobacterium vitis region GTTTCCAAGCGATAATCCGGTTGCGCGGATCACTATTCCGGCCGGCTGGGAGCCGAAGGAAACGGAAAGCGGCATCGATGCGACCTCCGAGGACGGCGCTATCTATATCGCCATCGACGTCGCCAACGCCAAGACCACGGATAAGGTAATCGATGACGCCATCGCTTTCCTTCAGGACAACGGCGTGAAGATCGACGGCTCGACCCAGAAGCAGTCAGACGAGGTCATCAATGGCATGGACATGACCAATTTCGACTGGACCGGCGTCGATGAAGATGGCGCCGTCAATGTCGGCCTGTCGCTGCTCTCACCCCGTGCCGGCAAGCTGCTGGTGATTACCTATTGGGGAACGAAGGGCAAACAGGAAAAGCATGGCGCCGAATTGCAGGAGATCATCTCCTCGCTGAAGGCGGCAAAGTAGCCCTTACAGGTTGTTTTTATTTTTCCAGTAAATCCTATCAAAAAGGGAGGTGGTACCTCCCTTTCTCTTCGGCTTATACGAAGATTCATTGAAAATGACTCTTTGTATTCCTTTTGAAAATATCTCAAGCCTCTGACGCATTGGAGATATTTTCAATGTCTTCAAGTCGAGGATGCGTGAGCATGTCAGAGACTTGGTATAACTGCATGATTCCTTAAATCAGAATCGATTTAACGAGAAAATTATGCAGCAGATTTAAAGTGTTACAGCGTGTTTTGTGCGTTTATAAAACCCACGGCGCGGTAATATCAGACGGTTGCCGTCTGGCTACCGTTGCCAACGGCAACGAAGGTGAAGTTACGATCGGTAGCATCGCCACCGCTATCGCCCGTCTTGACATAAATGCCATTGACATCAAGGCTGATGATGACGGCGTTGTCCTTTGTGTTACCATCGCTCGGAAAAATCTGCGTTACCGAAGCGCCGCCGATCTTGCTGAAAGCGGGGCGGAACGAAACCTGATAATGTCCCTTGGAAACGCGCGAGACGCTGAAGCCGTCACCAGAAATGATTTCACCTGTGGATTTGACCGTACCTGCAATAATACGTTGATCAGACATAAAAATATTTCCTCCATAGATGCACCTAATTGGTGCATTTCGTAAATACGAAACCAAAGGTAGTGAATCAAATGGATTTTGTTTTACATTATTACTATTTTTGGGTGTAATTTAATTAATTAAAACCGTTCCATCACGTGCCCTACCTTGGCGAGGAAGGCGGTGCGGCTTTGTTGCGTGCAATTGTTCATATCGTAATGGGCAAGAAATTTTACCGGCGCTCCGAGCTTGATCTGAGCGCGCAGCACACGCTTTACGGATTTCTTCGGTGGGTTACCCGCAAGAAAAGCCCGCAACGGGGTTGCGCCATAGGTTAGAACCCCCGCCAGTTTGCGGATATGGCGCAGCGTTGGCGTCAGTTTTCCATCGATCAGTTCGAAGGTGACGCCCGGCAGCCAGACACGGTCGAAATAGCCGCTTAGCATGGCGGGAAAGCTGAAATTCCAGACGGGGGTGACGATAACAAGGCCTTCTGCCGCCTTCAACCGCTCGACATAGGATTTCACCGGCGCGATATTGTCAGGATAATCATGATAGATCCGCCGCTCTTCAGCCGAAAGAACCGGGTCGAAACCCTCATCATACAAATTGCAGCCATCGACCTCATGGCCGGCTTTCTCCAGGCTTTGGCAGGTCTTGTGGTAGAGCGCCCGGTTGAAGCTTTCAGCCAAGGGGTGGGAATGAAGAACGAGCACGCGCATGCAAAAGTCCCTGGTTTGCGCCCGCCGGTCGTCTCACCGGAGGGTTCTGTCAAAAACATCCGCGTCGTTTGTCCCGATGCCTTCTTCCGCCTGCTGGCTGGAGGAAAGGTCATGTTCATTGCATGATCAGGGACAAGCCCCGCCAGGAGTACCTTCGGACTGTGAAGACGGCCTCATGCCGTCAAGCCGATGCGTTCTAAATCATCTCCGGTTGAAAGTGCAAGGATTTCAATCGTCTTCCATCGATTGCAAGCCGGGAAACAGATAGTTGCGCCCGGCGGAAAAGTCGAAATCGGGATTTTCCCAGGCGATCATCTTGCCGGGATTGAGCAGGCCCTTGGGGTCGGTTTCCTGTTTGAAGGCCAGCTGCACCGTATCGGTCTGCTTCATGCCGCCTTCTTCCAGCGTATAGCGATGCGGGTTGAAGATCGGGCAGCCGTTGTCCTCGTGGATGCGGATGATTTCCTCCAGCCGCTCCTTGGTCGTATAGCGTACCAACGGCAGGCCGGAACATTGGATGGCACCGTCGAAGCGCATGAATTCCAGGTGGCCGATCACTTCATCGCCGAAGATTTCGGTCATTTTTCCAACCTTTTCGACATGATCCGGTCCCGGATATTGCACTTGCAGATAGGTGATCGAAGGATCGACCTTCAGCGCCCGCAGTGTCGTATGGTTCCAGGCCAGTTCATAGGCATGGGGAATGCCCTTCATGCTCTCCACGGTGTCGGAGCGAAAGCGCAGATCTGCCTTCATTTTCTCGGCATAGGCAATAAACGGCCCCATGGAATGCGGCGCGACCATCAGCACCACCACTGACTGGCCGTCCTTCAGCCAGGGCTTATGACGGGTGAAATACTCATAAGGCACGGGAGCGGCGATAGGCGCGACTTCCTTTAACAGAATACCGTTGCGGTGGCTGAGTGCATCGGCAAAGCGCACGGCATCCATGTAGTCGTCATAGCCGACGATGACATCCACCCAGTCATAGGCCGGGGCCAGCGGCATTTCCACTTCGGTGATGATGCCATTGGTGCCATAGGCGTGGCTGACCTTTTGCAGATCCCAGGCGGACAATTCCAGCACCCGTGGCTCCGCCTCCATGGTGACGACCCGTAGCGACAGGATATTGCCGAGATCACGAAGCCCGCCCCAGGTGATCGAGCCAACCCCGCCCGAGCCGCCAGCGACGAAGCCACCGATGGAGGCTGTCTGGGCGGTGGAGGGGTGGAAGCGCAATTCCTGGCCGGAATGGGCGCGTGTCTGGCGATCCAGTTCGGCGATGACGATGCCCGGCTCGCAGATCACCCGGCCTGGATGGATCTCTTTCACCTTGTTCATGTTGATCAGGTTCAGCACGATGCCACCGGAAAGCGGCATGGCCTGACCGTAATTGCCAGTGCCCGCGCCGCGCGGGGTCACCGGCACGCCATGGGCATAGGCTACTTTCAGCGTGCGGATCACCTCTTCTTCGCTGATCGGGGAAACCACGAGGTCAGCCGTGACATGATCCAGCTCGGCCTTCAGGATTGGCGAGTACCAGTAGAAATCCCGGGACTTCTGCTTGACCAGCGCCGGATCATCCTCGACGGCGATCCCGGCAAGTTCAGCTTTGATTTTTGCGTAATCGGGCATGGTTCAATCTTCCATCATATGGTCTAGGTCGCGGTAGTCAGGCACCTGGGCGTCAATCGCCTTGCCGGATCGCAGCACGATGCGGTCAGCCTGTGGGCGCGATAAAAGCTCGCTCCAGGTTCTCGCCGAAAACACCACCAGATCGGCCTTGGCCCCGACCTTGATGCGGCCATGGTCGGGGCGTCCGAGAATATCGGCGGGGCTGCGGGTGACGATCCGGGCGGTGCTGTCCAGAGGGTGATCGAGATGGACGATCCGCACCGCTTCGCGCAGCACTTCCATACAATCGAGATCGCCATAGGCGTAGAAGGGATCGCGGGTATTGTCGGAGGAAACCGCCGTCTGCACACCTGCCGCCGCCAGTTCATGAAACAGGGTGACGCCGCGTTGGCGGGGTGTGCGGCCAGCATGCCGGTCCTGCAAATACATGTTGCACATCGGCAGCGACACGACGGCAAGCCCGGCTTCCGCAACCTTGTCGATGGTCGCCTTGGCGGTATCGTCGCTCTGCTGGGTCAGTGAACAGCAATGGCCAACCACCACCGAGCCTTGAAAACCATTGCGCAGCTTGGCTTCGGCAATGGATTTCAAGGTCAGCACGGAAGCGTCCTGCGTCTCATCGACATGCAGGTCGATGTCGAGGCCATGGTCGCTTGCGGCGCGAAACAGCCGGTCCAGCCGGTGGTCCAGATCCGGCGACACCTGGGTGACGCCGCCGAGAATGCCCTTGTGTGCGACAAGCACTTCCAGCAGATCATTGAAGAAGGCCGTGTCGGTCATGTCCTCGAAGGGAAAGAGCGCGACAGCCTGAAGATCGATCCGGCCCGCCCACTCCTTGCGTATCTGCGAAAACACCTCAAAGGAAATCCGGTGCTGGGGTGCACTGCTGTCGAGATGGGTACGGATCAGGCTGGTGCCGTGGGCATAGGCGCAGCGCAGCGAAAATTCCATCCGTGCCCGCACATCGTCTGCCGACCAATTTGCCTCGCGGTCCTGCTTTACCGCATCGAGCGCGCCGATGAAATCGCCGGTTGGATTGGGCTGGCGTGGCCAGATATGGCCCTTGTCGAGATGGGTATGCATGTCGGTAAAGGTCGGCCAGACCATGGCATCGCGCAGATCGATGATCGGCAGGTCCGCGCCGGTCTTGTCATCAGATGCGGTGCCGACCTTAACAATGGCTTCGACCTTGCCGTGGTTGATAATCAGATCGGCGCTGACCAGCCCCTCGCGGACCGGTCCAGCGGGCGGGCCATCCACCGCTTCGACGGGTAATGTGGCGCGCGTCAGGGCAAACCGCCCGGCTTTGGGAAGATCGGCAAACAATCTGGTCATCAGTTTTCTCGCTTGATGCTGCTTTCATGCCAGCGATGCAGCGCCAGCCATGAGATGAAGGAGGTGATCGCGAAGATCACCACGCCGAGACACGATAGCAGGAACAGGGCGGCAAACAGCCGGGGAATGTTCAGCCGGAATTGTGCTTCCAGCAGGCGGAAGGCAAGGCCCGAACCCGCTCCTGCCGAGCCTGCCGCAAACTCCGCCACCACGGCGGCAATCAGCGCCAGTCCGCCACCGATCTTCAGACCGGTCATGAAATAGGGCAGCGAGGCCGGCAGTTTCAGATAGAGCAGGGTTTCCAGCCGTGAGGCGCCATAGAGGTCGAACAGGTTAAGCAGATTATGATCGACGCTTTTCAGGCCCTGCACCATGTTGGAGAGGATCGGGAAAAAGGCGACCAGAAAGGCGCAGATCAGCAGCGCCACCTGGGTTGACGGTGCATAGATCAGGATCAACGGCGAGATGGCGACAACGGGCGTGACCTGAAGGATGACCGCAATCGGATAAAAGGCCGTTTCGATCCATTTCGACTGCACGAGAAACACCGCGATGCCGACACCGCCGACCAGGGCCAGGGCCAGTGACATCAGAGTGATTTTCGTCGTCACCCAGAGCGCTGGTCCCAGAATGCCCCAATCCGTATAGAGCGCTTTGGCGACCGCCAAGGGTCCGGGTAGGATATATTGCGGCACTTCGGAGATGGTGACGCTGACATGCCAGATCAGGATCAGTACGGCGACCACGGCAAGGGGGATTATCACCCGCAACATGGTTTCGCGATGACGGGCAAAAAAACCTGTCTTTGGCAGGCTCTGGTTCTCGGCTTGCGACGTCATCCGTGATGCTCCAATCCCGCCACCGAGGGGCTGCTATCGAGCGGAAAGCCGATGGCTTCCAGCAGAACAGTCGAGGCCTTTTCGCAGACCTGCCGGTATTCTTCCGAGGTTCGGTAATGGGCGTCGCGTTCCAGGCTGGTGGCAATGGTGAAATCCGCATGCACCCGGCCGGGCCGTGCCTTCATGACCACGATGCGGTTGGAGAGATAAGCGGCCTCGAACACCGAATGGGTCACGAAGATCACGGTAATGCCGGTCTCGCGCCACAGCCGCAGCACGTCGTCGTTCAGCTTTTGCCGGGTGATTTCGTCAAGGGCTGCAAACGGTTCGTCCATCAGCAGCAGTTTCGGCTTGGTCACCAGGGCGCGGGCAATCGACACCCGCATTTTCATGCCGCCGGAAAGCTGGCGCGGATAGGCATCCGCGAAATCCTTCAGTCCCACCGTGTCAAGGGTTTCGAGAACGGTCGAGGTTGCGGCTGCCTTGGAAATCCCTTGCAGACGCAGTGGCAGATAGACATTGCCGAACACCGTCTGCCAGGGCAGCAGGGTCGGTTCCTGGAAGACGAAGCTGATATCGCCTTCCGGCAGGCCTTTGGCGTTGATACGGGAACTGGGCCAATCGACCGTGCCGCTGGAGATGCCGCCGAGACCGGCAATAATCCGGAGCGCCGTCGATTTGCCGCAGCCGGAGGGGCCGAGCAGGCTGACGAATTCACCCGCCTCGACGCTGAGCGACATGTTGGACAGTGCCACCGTGCCACTGGAAAACACCTTTGACACGCCAGAGAGCGTGACGAGCGGGCGCGGGCGGCTTTCGGTGCGGGATGCGGGCGGGGTTTCGGTCAAGATCATGCCGTGCCTGTTGTTGATGTCCTTCTTCGCCCGACAAACAGAAGCGGGGAAAAGGAACAGAAGGGAAAGCGATGGCTGCTGCTTCCCCTTCTGGTTTTTCTTGCTGGTTTTTCTTGTTTGCTCCCTCTTCAGGGAGGCTTCACCGCCTTTACCAAGGCCTGACTATGCTCACGCATCCTCAGGCCAGAGGTTATTTCGGCTTACTTCTTCAGGTTAAGGCCAACGCCCTTGCAGACGAACTTGGTTGTATAGGCCTTGTTGTAATCCAACTTGGCATCGACAACGCCGATCTGAACCATGGTATCGAAGAATTTCTTGTAATGCTCATCGGTCATGCAGCCGATACCCTTTTCCAGGGTTGGGCCGGAATCGACGATGCCATATTCCTTCATCTTCTCGATGGAAAAGGCGATCTGGCTATCGGTGATCTCAGGATTATCCTTTTTGATCAGTTCATTGGCCGCTTTGTTGTCGCCGTAGAGATATTTGTACCAGCCTTCGGAGGATGCATCGATAAAGCGCTGCACCACATCCGGCTTCTTGTCGACCATGGTCTGGGTGGTGGTAATCATCGTCGCATAGGGCGTGTAGCCATTGTCGGCCAGCAGGAACAGCTTCGGCTTGAAGCCGCCCTGCTTTTCGATCTCGTAAGGCTCAGACGTGATATACCCTTGCTGGGCGGATTTCTTGTTGGCAAGGAAAGGCGCCGGGTTGAACGTATAGGGCTTGTATTGCTCGTCCTTGAAGCCCGGATAGTTCTTCTTCATCCACTCGAAATAGGTGGTGTAACCTTCCTTGCCCATGAAGATCGTGTCGAGCTTGGCGAGATCGCCAAATTTCTCGATGCCCTGGTCGGGATGGGCAATCAACACCTGCGGGTCCTTCTGGAACATGGCGGCGACATCGATCAACGGAATGCCCTGCTTGACCGCATCCAATTGCTGAAGCGGGCTGCCCATGTAGAAATCGACCTTGCCGGCGATCAGCAGTGCCTGGTTGGCCGCATTCGGCCCGCCCTGGACAATCTTCACCTTCAAGCCGTATTTTTCATAGGTGCCATCGGCCACGGCCTGGTAAAAGCCGCCATGCTCGGCCTGGGCCAGCCAATTGGTGCCGTAGCTGACCTCATCCAGCGCCATGGCCGGGCTGCCAAGGCCAAGGGCCAGGGCGGTTGCAGCCAAAGTGTTGACAATTGTCTTGTGCAGTATGGTTTTCGTCATGTGTGTTTTCCCCTGATCCCTCGGATCGCGTGCTGCCGCCCGATGTCCCATCCCGCTGAAATGGCCCCGCTCAAAATGGCTCCACTGAAATGGCCCGCCGCGTTTTATGCATTTGAGCGGTTGCCTTGCGGCTTGAAAAGCATCAAATTTCGTCCGCTTCGATGCCTTAATGGCATCGCTTGCTCGTTCTGTATGTGAAATGTTCAATCTGCTTAAAAAATGGACTGGTGTGCTACGCCATGCTTCACTCCCGTAAGCTGCTTTATATAGACGAGATTGCCCGTTGCGGTTCAATTCGTAAAGCCGCCGCTAGACTTAACGTTGCATCTTCCGCTGTCAACCGGCAGATTCTGGCCCTGGAAGACGAGCTGGGCGTTCCCCTGTTCGAGCGTCTGCCGCGGGGCTTGCGGCTGACGGCGGCGGGGGAGCTGTGTGTGGAGCATATCCGCGAAGTTCTGAAGGGCTATGAACGTCTGGAAGCGCGTATCCGCAGCCTGAAAATGCCACAGGTGGGCAAGGTATCGCTGGTTGCCACGGTGGGGTTGGCCGCCGGTCCCCTGCCGGAAATAATCGCCCGGTTTCTGGACGCGCATCCGCGCATCAAGGTGCATTTGCGCAATGACAGCGGCTCTACCACTCTCAATCCGGTGCTGACGGGCGAAGTGGATATCGGGCTGGGCTTCAACATCCCGGCAACACCCGGTATTCGGACCATAGCCAATTTCGACATCCCTGTCGGCGCGGTTTTACCGCCCGGTCATCCGCTGGCGCATGAAAAAGGCACGATCGATCTGGTCGATGTGGTGCAGGAAAAACTGGTGCTGGCCGAGCCGGGCACCAGCCTGCGCAATGTCATCAATCTGGCGCTTGCCAATCTGCCGCTGCCGGTCGAGCCCCTTTTGGAAACCAACGCCTCCGAACTGTTGAAGCAATTGGTCAAATGCGGCACGGCGCTGACCCTGCTCAACCCGCTGGATGTGATTGTCGAATGCCGCAAGGGCGAACTGGTGTTTCGCCCGCTGGCCGAGCCGCATTGCCGCCACCAGCCGATGAAATTGTTTGCCCGGGCGCGGGCGCCGCTCGATGCGGCGACCAGCCTGTTCGTTGAATATCTGGTTCAGGAAATCCAGGCTTTGGTGGAGGAATTGCAGGGCAGGGGGTATCTTGCCCCGGACCGTGGTTATTCCGGAGAATAAAGCGCAGACAGCGGATAGTCCCTGACGTCACGCAAGAGCTGGATGAAGCCGGTCACCTGATGACGGCAAATCGCCTCACCCTTTTCCGCCGTGCCTTTCGAGGCATCGCCGACCACGCCAGCCGGGTTGAGATCGTGGGCAATCCAGGCCAGCGAATGGGGCGGCAAGGGCTGGAGAAAATCCGAGTGCTCCTTCATCCATTCCGCTTTGGAGACGAAGTTTTCGGCCTTGTCCATCCGCACCAGTTCGGGGCGGAAATGCAGCATCAGCGAGGTTTCCACTTCGCCGCCATGAATGCCATAGCGGTTTTCATGATCGGAAATCATTCCCTCGGGATTGCCGAACCGGCTCCATTGGGTAGATACCACCGCCATCTTGTGGCGGACGCGCAATTCGCGCCCGACAATGCTCATGATGTCGACATTGCCGCCATGGGAATTGACGATGACCAGCTTGCGCAGGCCCGCTTCCGCCACCTTGGCGCCGATCGCGGTCCAGGCCGCAATCAGCAGATCCGCACTGAGCGAGAGCGTGCCGGGGCCATAGACATGTTCATTGGCCTTGCCGATTTCCTGGGTGGGGAGAACCAGGAAATCCAGGTCGTCCGGACGCTGGTGCTTCAGTTCTGTCAACATGCCGTTGGCAATCGCCACATCGGTTGCAATTGGCAGATGTGGCCCATGCTGTTCGGTGGAGGCAATCGGCAAAACAGCGATGGTGCTGTCAGGTGACAGGCTGGCGAAATCATAGGTGTTCAGTTCATTCCAGTAAAATGGCTTGGTCATGATGCTTCCCCATTGATTGGCTAGAATCTGTCAAAATTGATTGGAACGGACGGAGCTTTCGATCTTTTTGTTATCGTTTGTCTTTTCACAAACGAAGGGGTCCATTTTTTCTCTCATAGTTCTAGGGATAAGCTCTGTTCATGTCGCGGAAAAGCATCGATTTGCGCGCGCCGCGATGCCGAAAAGTGTGCGATTCGAAACGCTGTTAACCTTAATGGTTGGTAATTATCACGATTGGCCCTGCGCGTGGTTGAGAAGCGATTGCGACAGGCGTAAAACGGTTGCGGGAAGCTGGAACCATTATGATAAAGTTGTTGCGTAGATTTCTCGACGTCGGATCGGAAACCGGTGTGGCTGGCATGCGTAGTCGTCTGGATATCGATCCCAAGGCGTTTTCCGCGATTTATGCGGTAGGGGATGTGCATGGTTGTTATGCTGAGTTGCTGGAGGCGGAATGCCGTATCCTGCACGATGCCGGCAGTATCGATGGTCCCAAGCTGATCGTGATGCTGGGTGATTATGTCGATCGCGGACCGTCCTCACGCCGGGTGATCGATCATCTGATGGCGCCGCTGGCGCCCGGTTTCGAGCGGATATCGCTTTGCGGCAATCATGACGATGTGTTCTGTCATTTTCTCGACGATCCCTCGGCCGGTCGTCGCTGGCTGGATTTTGGCGCGGCGGCCACGCTTTATTCCTATGGCATCGACATCGACCACGCCTTGCACCAGGCCGGTAGTTTCAAGGGGCTTTCCACGGAGCTGGCCCGCGCCATCCCTGAAAGCCATTATGCCTGGCTGAAATCCCTGCCGGTCATGCTCAAGGTCGGGCAATTTCTGTTCGTGCATGCAGGCCTGAAGCCGGGCGTCGCGCTGGACACCCAGGCCGATGAAGACCTGATGTGGATCCGTGAACCCTTTCTCGGCCGTGGCCCGGAACTGCCCTATACGGTCGTACATGGACATACCCCGACCGATACAGTCACCTTCGGCAAGAACCGGATCGGCATCGATACCGGTGCCTATGCATCTGGACATCTCGCCGTCTTGCGGATCGCCGATGGGCATACCAGCCTGATCTAGTGGTCCGATTCCGACATTTGCCTCCGTTTGCAGCACCCTCGAGAGCAAATGTCGGAATCTTCAGGACCACTAGTAAGTTACTGTTTCTAGTGGAATTTAAGAATTTGACATTTGATCCTCGAGGGTGCGGCAAGGGGGAATCAAATGTCAAATTCATTCCACTAGAGCCTGTTATCAGCGAGCAGTGGTTTGCGGTTTGCCCCATTCGGCCAGCGCGATGCCGCCGATCACCAGGCTGAGTGCCAGCATGTGGAAACCTTCCAGCTTTTCACCGACCACGGCGACCGACAGGATGGTGCCGAACACCGGTACAAGGTTGATGAACAGGCCGGCCCGGTTGGCGCCGATCATGTTGACCCCTGATATATAGAGTGTCTGCGACACCAGGGATGGCAGCAGGCCGCAAAACAGGATCAGTGCCCAGCCGGTGGCATCGGGCGCGATAAGGCTGCCAGTGCTGGCTTCCCAGGCAACCAGTGGCAGGGAGGCCAGCGCTGCCCCGAAGGCGAGGGCGGCCATCAGCGTCTTCCAGTGCAGTTCCGGCTTCCAGCGCAGCGCCACGGTAAAGATCGCATAGCACAGCACGGCCAGCAGCATCAGCGTATCGCCGAAATTCAGCCGCAGCGACAAAAGCGCCATCAGGTCGCCATGGCCTGCCGTCAGCGCCACGCCGATAAAGCTGATCAGGAAGCCAGCAATCTGGATGGCGGAGGCGGCAATCCGAAACAGCAGGAAATTCAACAGGAAGATCAGCACGGGAATGCCGCCCTGTTCGATGGCGCCATTGACGGCGGAGGTGTATTTCAGCGCCGAATAGAGAAAGCCGTTAAAGCCGGTATAGCCGATTGCACCGAGCGCCAGCAGCAGGGGGATATGACGGCGCACCACCGGCCAATCCGCCTTGATCTGACGGGAGGAAACCGCCAGCAGCAGCGTCAAGGCCAGCGACCAGCGACCCAGATTCAGCATCATCGGGCTGATATGGCCCACGGCCAGCTTGCCCGCCACGGCATTGCCGCCCCAGAACAAGGTCGTCAGCACCAGATAGGCATAGGCTTTGATTTGCATCTGATCGTTCAACCTCTGCGCGTCGCCAATTTCGATGCATTTTGACTACTGCATAATTCCTGAAACCGGAATCGATTTCAGGAATTATGCAATCGTAAAATTGTGTTGCACCGTCATATGTCTCTGCCATGCAAAAAGCCGGATTAACGCGCATAAACGTGTCGCTTTCCGCAAAACAACACAGTATAGATGCGCGGGTTTGGGGACGCGCAGGCGCGAAAACGCGCTGCCTTGACTGGAAACCTGTTCAGGACGATCTGCTTCAGGGTGAATGGCGGCGCGCAGCAGACAGAACGTGTGACGGCTTACGGCTTTATCAACCGCCAGCGCTGTCGCGAGGCGAAGTTACGCTTGAGGCGTAAAGACAGGATTTTGAAATGACGAATGTCGTGGTGGTTGGCTCCCAATGGGGTGACGAAGGCAAAGGCAAGATCGTGGACTGGCTGTCGGAGCGCGCTGACGTGGTCGTGCGCTTTCAGGGCGGTCATAATGCCGGTCATACGCTGGTCATCGACGGCATTTCCTATAAATTATCGTTGCTGCCTTCGGGCGTCGTGCGTCCCGGCAAGATGGCGGTGATCGGCAATGGCGTCGTGGTCGATCCGCATGCGCTGATCGCCGAAATCGCCAAGCTGGCCGCCCAGGGCGTCACCGTAACGCCGGATAATCTGCGCATCGCCGACAACGCGACGCTGATCCTGTCGCTGCACCGCGAACTGGATGGCATGCGCGAAGACGCCGCCACCAATAGCGGCACCAAGATCGGCACCACGCGGCGCGGCATCGGCCCGGCTTATGAAGACAAGGTCGGCCGTCGTGCCATCCGGGTGATGGATCTGGCCGATCCCGAAGGTCTGGCCGAGAAGGTTGCCCGCATCCTGCCACACCACAACGCGCTTCGCCGTGGGTTTGGTGCGCCGGAGGTCGAACATTCGACGATCATGGAAGAGCTGCTGTCGGTGGCCGACAAGGTTCTGCCCTTCCGCGAAACCGTCTGGTTGATGCTGGACAAGGAGCGTCGTCGTGGCGCCCGAATCCTGTTTGAAGGCGCGCAAGGCTCGCTGCTCGATATCGACCACGGCACCTATCCCTTCGTCACCTCGTCCAACACGGTCGCCGGCCAGGCCGCGGCAGGCTCCGGCATGGGGCCAGGCTCGCTCGGTTATATCCTTGGCATTACCAAGGCCTATACGACCCGCGTTGGTGAGGGCCCGTTCCCGACCGAGCTGACTGACGAGATCGGCCAGTTTCTTGGGGAAAAAGGTCACGAATTCGGCACGGTCACTGGCCGTAAACGCCGTTGTGGCTGGTTTGATGCGGCGCTGGTGCGCCAGTCGGTGGCCACCAATGGCATTACCGGCATCGCCCTGACCAAGCTCGATGTTCTCGATGGCTTGGACGAGCTGAAGATCTGCGTCGGCTATAAGCTGGACGGTGTGGAAATCGACCATTTGCCGGCAGCCCAGGCGGCTCAGGCACGGGTCGAGCCGATTTACGTCACGCTGGAAGGCTGGAAGGAATCCACCGTTGGCGCACGTAAATGGGCCGATCTTCCCGCCCAGGCGATCAAATATGTCCGCCAGGTGGAAGAGCTGATCGGTGCGCCGGTCGCGCTGTTGTCCACCAGCCCGGAACGCGACGACACCATACTTGTGACCGATCCATTTGAGGATTAAGGTTAGAGTTGAATTAATTTGTCTTGTCGGCCTGCGCCGGTGATCACGAGAAAGTACGGATGGCAGATTTCGTAGCAGTTATTCGGCGCGCCGTTGATGGCCTGTCGAACAATACCCCGGAAATGCGCGTAAAGGTGTATGAGAAGGCTCGCGGCGCAGTGATGCGGCAGCTGGACAATATGACACCCAAGCCGTCGGAAGACATGCTGCGCCGCCAGCTGGACAAGCTTGACGCCGCGATTGCCGAGGTCGAGGCAGATTATGCCGAGGCTCTTCCTGCTGTGGAAGAGGATGCCTATGAGCCGGAGCCGGCCTACGAGCCAGCACCGCCTTATGAACCTGAGCCGGAACCAGAACCCGTTCATCATGAGCCGGAGCCTGTTGAGGAACCGGCGCATGAGCCCGAATATGTGCACCAGCCTGAACCTGTTCATGAGCCGGAGCCGGCTTATGTTCCAGCGCCTGCCCCAGCACCTGTCTATGTGCCGGAACCAGCGCCTGAGCCGGTTTATGAGCCGGAGC contains the following coding sequences:
- a CDS encoding adenylosuccinate synthase; protein product: MTNVVVVGSQWGDEGKGKIVDWLSERADVVVRFQGGHNAGHTLVIDGISYKLSLLPSGVVRPGKMAVIGNGVVVDPHALIAEIAKLAAQGVTVTPDNLRIADNATLILSLHRELDGMREDAATNSGTKIGTTRRGIGPAYEDKVGRRAIRVMDLADPEGLAEKVARILPHHNALRRGFGAPEVEHSTIMEELLSVADKVLPFRETVWLMLDKERRRGARILFEGAQGSLLDIDHGTYPFVTSSNTVAGQAAAGSGMGPGSLGYILGITKAYTTRVGEGPFPTELTDEIGQFLGEKGHEFGTVTGRKRRCGWFDAALVRQSVATNGITGIALTKLDVLDGLDELKICVGYKLDGVEIDHLPAAQAAQARVEPIYVTLEGWKESTVGARKWADLPAQAIKYVRQVEELIGAPVALLSTSPERDDTILVTDPFED